A single genomic interval of Zingiber officinale cultivar Zhangliang chromosome 4A, Zo_v1.1, whole genome shotgun sequence harbors:
- the LOC121969260 gene encoding premnaspirodiene oxygenase-like, with translation MRREDRQNNRETLEMELQLLPPSLLLAFLFLLAIKFLLKSRRSDSKLRQVLSPEPPLPPGPWRLPLVGHLHHLVGKPTHRLLRDLAAVHGPVMLLKVGQVDVVVVSSTAAAEAVVKTHDVNCGNRPEVAVARIVGYGCTDIAFSSYGPYWRQMKKVCIVEMLSARRVKSFAAVRERNILDLTRNMSTGSPVNVSEKFMTLSSNIITESSVGKIYDGFLPVVRELMETLTGFSIVDSFPSWKFLDVITGTTSRFWQIRRRLDKIMNEIIKHHQTEKKSNQSEEDLIDVLLRIKEQGDLEIPITLDNVKACIVDMFVGGTDTTATTLEWAMSELMRNPEVMNKAQIEVRESLKGKARVEDGDVEKLSYLKMVIKETLRLHAPIPLLLPRMAKQSCEVMGFKIPEESRVLINAWAMGRDPEYWEDAESFWPERFAGIETDYKGTYLEYVPFGSGRRLCPGYQFAMATMELALAQMLLCFDWELPGGMRPEELNMEEMSGSTASRKSALWLTATARFPPPA, from the exons ATGCGGAGAGAAGATAGACAAAACAATCGAGAGACCTTGGAGATGGAGCTCCAACTTCTTCCCCCATCACTGTTATTAGCCTTCTTGTTCCTTCTCGCAATCAAATTCCTGCTCAAGAGTCGGCGGTCGGACTCCAAACTCAGACAAGTACTCTCACCGGAGCCGCCTCTGCCTCCCGGCCCCTGGCGGCTGCCCCTCGTCGGCCACCTCCACCACCTGGTCGGCAAGCCCACCCACCGCTTGCTGCGCGACCTCGCCGCCGTCCACGGCCCCGTCATGCTCCTCAAGGTCGGCCAGGTCGACGTCGTCGTCGTCTCCTCCACCGCAGCAGCAGAGGCCGTCGTAAAAACCCACGACGTGAACTGCGGCAACCGCCCGGAGGTCGCCGTCGCCCGCATCGTCGGCTACGGCTGCACCGACATCGCTTTCTCCTCCTACGGCCCCTACTGGCGCCAGATGAAGAAGGTTTGCATCGTCGAGATGCTCAGCGCGCGCCGTGTCAAGTCCTTCGCCGCCGTAAGGGAGCGCAACATACTCGACTTGACGAGGAACATGTCCACCGGATCTCCAGTCAACGTCAGCGAAAAATTCATGACCTTGAGCAGCAACATCATCACCGAATCCTCCGTCGGCAAGATATACGACGGCTTTCTCCCGGTGGTGAGGGAGTTGATGGAAACGCTCACCGGATTCAGCATCGTCGACTCCTTCCCGTCCTGGAAATTCCTAGACGTCATCACCGGAACAACCTCGCGGTTCTGGCAAATCCGACGACGGCTCGACAAAATCATGAATGAGATCATCAAGCACCACCAGACGGAGAAGAAGAGCAATCAATCAGAGGAGGACTTGATCGACGTGCTTCTGAGGATTAAAGAACAGGGCGACCTGGAAATCCCCATCACACTCGACAACGTCAAAGCCTGTATAGTG GATATGTTCGTGGGAGGCACGGATACCACGGCGACGACTCTGGAATGGGCGATGTCGGAGTTGATGAGGAATCCCGAGGTGATGAACAAAGCACAGATCGAGGTGAGGGAGTCACTGAAAGGCAAGGCAAGAGTCGAAGACGGCGACGTGGAGAAGCTGAGCTACTTGAAGATGGTAATCAAGGAGACGCTGAGGCTGCACGCACCGATCCCGCTGCTGCTGCCGAGGATGGCAAAGCAGAGCTGCGAGGTGATGGGATTCAAGATTCCGGAAGAAAGCAGAGTGCTGATCAACGCGTGGGCCATGGGGAGGGACCCGGAGTACTGGGAGGACGCGGAGAGCTTCTGGCCGGAGAGGTTCGCCGGAATTGAGACGGACTACAAGGGGACGTACCTTgagtacgtgccgttcggcagcGGGAGGAGGTTATGCCCGGGGTACCAGTTCGCCATGGCCACCATGGAACTGGCGTTGGCGCAGATGCTCCTCTGCTTCGACTGGGAGCTGCCTGGCGGGATGAGGCCGGAGGAGCTGAACATGGAGGAGATGTCTGGGTCGACGGCGTCCAGGAAATCGGCCCTGTGGCTGACTGCTACCGCTCGATTTCCTCCGCCCGCTTGA